The proteins below are encoded in one region of Juglans microcarpa x Juglans regia isolate MS1-56 chromosome 4D, Jm3101_v1.0, whole genome shotgun sequence:
- the LOC121260794 gene encoding snakin-2-like encodes MAISKALIASILLSLLLIAEADQMAVKDDVAKGSVPTKIDCGGACNARCQLSSRPNLCKRACGTCCSRCNCVPPGTSGNQDVCPCYANMTTRGNKRKCP; translated from the exons ATGGCCATCTCCAAGGCTTTAATTGCTTCGAttctcctttctcttctccttaTCGCTGAAGCTGATCAGATG GCCGTGAAAGACGATGTCGCAAAGGGTTCTGTCCCGACTAAAATAG atTGTGGAGGGGCATGTAATGCGAGGTGTCAGCTGTCGTCGAGGCCGAACCTCTGCAAAAGGGCGTGCGGGACATGCTGTAGCCGTTGCAATTGTGTTCCTCCGGGCACTTCCGGTAATCAGGACGTCTGCCCCTGCTACGCCAACATGACCACCCGCGGCAACAAACGCAAGTGCCCTTAA
- the LOC121260793 gene encoding gibberellin-regulated protein 1-like gives MVKNRDRKLFSQSLPAAMAISKTLIIPLVISLLLLHDHAESYQKVITTKVECPSSQNIDCGAACDARCQLSSRPHLCKRACGTCCARCDCVPPGTSGNYDACPCYANMTTHGGRRKCP, from the exons ATGGTTAAGAACAGAGACAGAAAGCTCTTTTCCCAAAGCCTTCCTGCAGCCATGGCCAtctccaaaaccctaataatTCCACTTGTTatttctcttctccttctccatgACCATGCTGAATCTTATCAAAAG GTGATCACCACCAAGGTCGAGTGCCCTTCCTCTCAAAATATTG ATTGTGGGGCTGCCTGTGATGCGAGGTGCCAATTGTCTTCGAGGCCGCACCTGTGCAAGAGGGCATGTGGGACGTGCTGTGCCCGTTGCGACTGCGTTCCTCCAGGCACTTCCGGTAACTATGATGCGTGTCCTTGCTATGCCAATATGACTACACATGGAGGCAGACGCAAATGCCCTTAA